Below is a window of Hydrogenovibrio crunogenus DNA.
TTATAGGACTGGGGAATAAGGCGCAGATGGTTTTAGTACTGAGTACATCAGATTGGCCACTGTTTGTAACCCTTGGCGTACTTGGCGCGGGATTGTCGTTCATTGTTTATTTTATTGGTCTAAAGCGGACTGCGGTGACCACCGCTTCAGTGGTGGCAATGATCGAACCTGTCACCGCTACCCTATTCGGCGTATTGGTTTTAAATGAAACTCTGGTCAGTTCGCAAATTGTCGGGATTGCACTGATTATGATCACTGTAACGGCGCTGAGCATATCTTCTCGCACCCGACATACCCCTTATGGTTAATCATAAGGGCTGAGTTAATTAAATTCAAAAGGAGAAGTAGTAATGAATATAAACCCATTTTATTTAGGAGCCATTTTGTTAATCTGTCTTAATGCCTCTAGCCAGGCACAAGAACCCACCTATAAACAAGGGGTTAATATCTTCATAGAAACGGGCGTCACTAAGCCAGATCGTACCCCTACCTGGTATGCTCCAATGGTCGCAATGCCGTATGCCCCTGTTTTTGAGATTCTTGCAACCAGGGGAACTCAAGGACGATATTATCAACGCACTTATGCCGTAACGATTAAAGATATGATTAAATGGCATGGTCATGATTGCGAGGGAACAACACATGCCGCCAATAGTATGAAAATGGCTTTTGAGATCCTTTTTCCTGATGGAATCATAGACAGAAGTGTTTTAAAAGCGATTTCAGGAACGGGACCATGTTGGTCAGATGCAGTTGCATTCCTGACTGGAGCACGCATTCAATATGGTAATCTTGGCTTTTTTAAAAACAAGAATTACAACCATGCT
It encodes the following:
- a CDS encoding formylmethanofuran dehydrogenase subunit E family protein, with the protein product MNINPFYLGAILLICLNASSQAQEPTYKQGVNIFIETGVTKPDRTPTWYAPMVAMPYAPVFEILATRGTQGRYYQRTYAVTIKDMIKWHGHDCEGTTHAANSMKMAFEILFPDGIIDRSVLKAISGTGPCWSDAVAFLTGARIQYGNLGFFKNKNYNHAVLLYREDTKIAVLATWKKGINNIPGEPVVLPGKIKWTPKVNMQEVINLKKEVKNSKGHPTPYQVDLLRFYQWKHINDVLSHPLHESYQAKVIKNFKWDDWVDKGKTFTNPIKRGDIRLKNYPYRKTPIVESK